The Bradyrhizobium guangxiense genomic sequence CCACGGCTGAGGCGGTTGCCAGTCCGGACCGCGCTGGCTAAGCAGGGGCCTCGTTCATCCCGCACCTTTGCTCAAGGACACATCATGGACAAGCTGCCCGCGCAAATGACCGTGGTCGCCATCTCCAAGCCCGGCGGACCGGAGGTGCTGGTGCCCGAACAACGCCCCGTGCCGCAGCCGGGTCCTGACGAGATTTTGGTCAAAGTGATGGCCGCGGGCGTCAACCGGCCCGACGTGGCGCAGCGCTCCGGCGCCTATCCGCCGCCGCCCGGCGCCAGCGACCTGCCCGGCCTCGAGATCGCCGGTGAGGTCGTCGCCGTCGGCAGCAATGCCAAGCGGCACAAGATCGGCGACAAGGTGATGTCGCTCGTCGCCGGCGGCGGCTATGCGCAGTACTGCATCGCCCAGGACGCCCAGGCGATGAGCGTGCCGCCGGCGCTGTCGATCAAGGAAGCCGGCGCGCTGCCGGAAACCCTGATGACGGTCTGGCACAACGTGTTCGAGCGCGGCGGCCTCAAGGCCGGTGAGACGCTGCTGATCCATGGCGGCTCCTCCGGCATCGGCACGATGGCGATCCAGCTCGCGAAGGCGTTCGGCGCCAAGGTGTTCGTCACCGTGGGATCGCAGGACAAGATCGACGCCTGCCTCAAGCTGGGTGCCGACCGCGCCATTAACTACAAGACCGAGGACTTCGTCGCCGTGGTCAAGGAAGAGACCAACAAGGAAGGCGTCAACCTGATCCTCGACATGGTTGCCGGCGACTATGTCGACCGCAACTATGATGCCGCCGCGGTCGACGGCCGGATCGTGCAGATCGCAACCCTCACCGGGCCCAAGGTCACCGTCAACATCGCCAAGGTGATGGTCAAACGCCTCACCCATACCGGCTCGACCCTGCGCCCCCGTACTAATGCGGACAAGGCGGCAATGGTGGCCGCAATCGAGCAGAAAGTGATGCCGCTGCTGCGCGAAGGCCGCGTCAAACCGCTGATGGACAGCACTTTCCCGCTGGAAAAGGCGGCCGATGCGCATCGGCGCATGGAAACCAGCGCACATATTGGCAAAATTGTGTTGGAGGTCTAGGCCTCCGGCCCACAGGCGCCGGCGGAAACCCTTTGATTTTCCTTGCTTTCGTGGCATCTATCGCGACGCACCGGGCGGTTTCCGGCCGGCCTGTGATCACCTTCTAGAATCGCCTTGCACTCGAAGTTTGCGTCGAACGCGGAGAACTGACCTTGCGTCTGATCAGGTGCCTCGCGCCCATCGCGCTGGGCCTCATGATTCTTGTCGCCGCGTCCCCGGCGCGCGCGCTCGATGCCGTCAGCGTCCGCAGTGACGCGCCCGCGATCGACCTCACCGGCGTACTCGAGCATCAGCGCAGCGATGCCGATCGCATCCAGGTCTCCACCGCGCCCGGCACCGACGGCATCGTCCGCCGCATCGAGGTGCGCGCCCGCGAGGGCGGGCAGAACTGGGTGGTGTTTGCGCTCGCCAACAACACCGACGACCAGCTCGACCGCCTGATCGTCGCCCCGCACTACCGCATCGTTTCGTCGGGATTGCTCTGGCCCGATCTCGGGCTGTCGCGCATCGCGACCATCACGCCTTCGATCGGCGACCGGCCCGAACGTCAGGAAAGTGCAACTGCGGACGTGTTCCGCATCACGCTCGATCCCGGCGCCGTCGTTACCTTCGTCGCGGAGCTGCGCACCGACAAGCTGCCGCAGCTCTACCTGTGGGAACCCGAAGCCTACAAGGACAAGGTCAACTCGTTCACGCTCTACCAGGGCATCGTGATCGGCATCTCCGGCTTGCTCGCGCTGGTGCTGACCATTCTGTTCGTGGTCAAGGGCAGCATCATGTTCCCGGCCGCCGCCGCGCTGGCCTGGGCGGTGCTGGTCTATATCGGCGTCGATTTCGGCTTCTGGGGCAAGGTGCTCGACATGTCGAACAACGCCGAGCGCATCTGGCGCGCGGCGGGTGAAGCGATCCTGGCGGCGACGCTCCTGGTGTTCCTGTTCGCCTATCTCAATCTCAGCCGCTGGCACGTGCGCTATTCGCACATCACGGTGGGCTGGCTCGCGTTCCTCGGCTCGCTGGTGGCGCTGGCCCTGTTCGATCCGGCGGTGGCCTCCGGCATCGCGCGCATCTCGCTGGTGCTGATCGCCTTCGCCGGCTTCGCGCTGATCGTCTATCTGTCCACCCACGGCTTCGACCGCGCGGTGCTGTTGATCCCGACCTGGTTCCTGCTGGTGGTCTGGGTGGTCGCGGCCGGCATGACGGTCGCGGGTTCCGTCACCAACGACATCGTCGGCCCTGCCCTGCTCGGCGGCCTCGTGCTGATCGTGATGCTGATCGGCTTCACGGTGATGCAGCACGCCTTTGCCGGCGGCGGCGCCAGCACCGGCGTCGTCTCCGACATCGAGCGGCGCGCCCTGGCGCTGGCCGGCTCCGGCGATTTGATCTGGGACTGGGACGTCTCCGCCGACAAGGTCTTCACCAGCCCGGAGACCGAGGCCCTGCTCGGCCTCAAGCGCGGCACGCTGGAAGGCCCGGCCGCTTCCTGGCTGGAGGTGCTGCATCCGCTCGACCAGGATCGTTTCCGCGCCGCGCTCGACAGCGTGCTGGACCAGCGCCGCGGCCGTCTGGTGCAGGATTTCCGCCTGCGCACCCCTGACGGTCACTTCATGTGGTTCGCGCTCAAGGCGCGTCCGGTGGTCGGCTCGGACGGCGAGGTCTCGCGCGTCGTCGGCACGCTCACCGACGTCACCGAGCTGCGCAATGCCGAGGAGCGCCTGCTGCACGATTCCGTGCACGACAACCTCACCGGCCTGCCCAACCGCAAACTTTTTATGGACCGGCTCCGCGCGGTCGCGCATTTCGCCAAGAGCATGCCGACGCTGCGGCCGACGCTGATGGTGATCGACCTCGACCGCTTCAAGCAGGTCAACGATTCCGTCGGCATCGCGGTCGGCGATTCCATCCTGCTGACGCTGGCGCGCCGCCTCACCCGCATCCTGAAGCCGCAGGACACGCTGGCCCGCATGGCCGGCGATCAGTTCGGTCTGATCCTGCTGTCGGAGCAGGACCCGGCCCGCATCACCGCCTTCGCCGAGACCATCCGCAAAACCATCCGCGCGCCGATCGCCTTCAACGACCGCGAGATCTTCCTCACCGCCTCGATCGGCCTCGCGCTGTCCGACCCGCAGACGCAGCTGACGGACGAGATCATCAAGGACGCCGAGCTTGCGATGTATCACTCCAAGCGCATCGGCGGCGACCGCATCGACGTCTACAAGCCCGCGATGCGGGCGCGCAAGACCGATCGCCTGACGCTGGAGAGCGAGCTGCGCCGCGCCATCGAGCGGCAGGAGCTGACGATCCTGTACCAGCCGATCGTGCGGCTGGAGGATCGTTCGGTCGCCGGCTTCGAAGCGCTGGTGCGCTGGGATCACCCGAAGCTCGGGCGCATGGCGCCGTCGGAATTCATCACCATCGCGGAAGAGACCGGCCTGATCGTCGACCTCGGCATGTTCGTACTCGACCAGACCGCGAAACAGCTCTCGGTGTGGCAGCGCGCGATGCGCTCGCGGGAGCCGATCTTCGCCTCGGTCAACGTCTCCTCGCGGCAGCTGCTGCGTCACGATCTGATCCACGACATCCGCACCGTGCTGTCGCGCTCCTCGGTAGCGCGCGGCACGCTCAAGCTGGAGCTGACGGAATCGCTGGTGATGGAGAATCCGGAGCACGCCGCGCAGATGCTGACGCGGATCCGCGAGCTCGGCACCGGGCTCTCGCTCGACGATTTCGGCACCGGCCATTCCTCGCTGGCCTATCTGCAGCGCTTCCCGTTCGACACCATCAAGATCGACCAGTCGTTTGTGCGCACCACCAACCGCGGCACGCGCCCGGTGATCCTGAAGTCGATCATTGCGCTCGCGCACGATCTCGGCATGGACGTGGTGGCCGAGGGCGCCGAGACGGATTCGGATGCGGTCGAGCTCTACCAGATGGGCTGCGAATATGCGCAAGGCTTTGCCTTCGGGGAGCCGATGGATGCGGACGCGGCGATGCGGCTGCTGACCGAAGTGCGGCTGGAAGCGGCGAGCTGATCGTGCTCTTACCCTCCCCTGGAGAGCAGGGCTATCGCATATGGCTCTTAGCGCGAGCTGAGCGCGCGCCTCATCCTTCGAGACGACCGCTTCGCGGTCTCCTCAGGATGAGGCTAAGCGATATCGGAGGCCGTTGAAACGAGCGAAATGCCCTCAGTCCTCATCCTGAGGGCCCGCCAACGGCGGGCGTCTCGAAGGATGGCCACGGGCGACATCACTCCCATATGCGATTGCCCTGCCCTGGAGAGGGAGGGTAAGAGCGTGGCGCAACCACTACCGCCGCCTGTCGTTCTTCCGCTTTGTAAACCGCACGCTCAGGCCGTCCGGCATCCGTGTCGCGACAAATCCGGCGGCAAGGCAGGCCTCGCGTTGCGGCATCTGGATGTCGGGGCTGCGCAGGCTGTCCCACCACGAGGCACGATGCGCCGCGCGTGGCAGCGCCGCGCCGATGATCTCCTCAATCTGCTCGAAGCTCAGGACGAATTCAGCCTGCTTCTGCCGCATCAGATAGTCGCGCAACGCGTCGTAGTCGTTCACAATGGTCCTCTCGTCCGAAACCGGATCTGCTCGCACGAGGTCTGCCGAAAACCGCGAGCTGCGTAAACCGATTCTTAACTCATTGCGGCAGCGTTGTTCCACCTTAAACACTACTCAAGATTTCGAGCGCATCCACTAGGATCGGAGCAAACGATGCTGTCTGGATGGCGCGAAATCACGGCCCGGCGGCCGTGGCGGATTTCGGCGAAGCTGCTGATCATCTCGTCCGTGGTGACGGTGATCGGCTTTTCCGCCATTTGCGTCAACGTGATGCTCGACATGCGCCGTGGCGAGGAGGCGCTCGCCCGCCAGACGCTGGAGAACCTCGCGACGACCATCCAATCCGACGTCAGCCGTAACGTCGAGATCTACGATTTGTCGTTGAAGGCGGTCGCCAGCAACATGCTGTTGCCCGAGCTCGCGACGGTGTCGAAACCGATCCGTCATTTGATCCTGTTCGACCATGCGACCACGGCCAAGCATTTCGGCGCCATCCAGGTGTTCGATTCCGAGGGAATGCTCGCGATCGACGCCTCTACGCTCGATCCGCTCCCGGAGAACCGCAGCGAGGAGGACTATTTCAAGGTCCATCGCGACAATCCCGCCACCGGACTCTACATCAGCCGTCCGATGCTGTTCCGCGGCGCCTATTCCATCGTGCTGAGCCGGCGCATCAGCGACACCGACGGCGGCTTCCTCGGCGTCGTCGCCGGCTCGATCCGCTTCAGCTATTTCCACGAATTGTTCGAGCGGCTGAATCTCGATCCCGAAGACACCATCACCGTGCTCAGGCGTGACCGCACCATCATGATGCGGCGGCCGTTCGACCTCGACGTCATCGGCACGAATCTGAACGACCGACGGGCCTGGAAGGCCGACAACCTCCCGATCGGCGCCGCCTATTCGGGACAGGGCCCGGTCGATCCGACGCCGCGGCTCTATGTCCGCAGCGGCGACAACGGACCACTGTTCGTGGTGGCGGGCAAGCCGCTGGCCGCGGTGTTCGCGCTCTGGCAGAAGGAGGCGTTCCGCATCGGCGCCGTGGTGCTGGCGCTGATCCTGTTCGTGCTGGGATCGACACTCGTGCTCGCGCGCGAGATCGGCCGGCGCGCCGAGGCCGAGCGCAAGCTCGAGGAGATGGCGACGACGGACGCGCTCACCGGCCTGAAGAACCGCCGCAAATTCGATTCCGTCATCGACGTCGAATGGCGTCGCGCGATGCGACAGAAGGCGCCGATCGCGCTGCTCATGATCGATGCCGATCACTTCAAGGCCTACAACGACACGTTCGGCCATCAGGCCGGCGACCAGGTGCTGGTCGGCATCGCCATCTGCATTGCCGATTCGGTGAGCCGGGCCGGCGACTGTGCCGCGCGCTATGGCGGCGAGGAATTTGCGGTGCTGCTGCCGAACAGTTCGGCCCCGGACGCCTTCAAGGTCGCCGAGGCGATCCGCACCAAGGTGCAGGGCTGGTCCGACGATCCCGTGATTTCGACGGTGTCCTGCGGCGTCGCCAGCGTCGTTCCCGCCGCCGGGATGGACTGGTCGGTCCTGGTCGCCGCCGCCGACAAGGCGCTCTATGCCGCCAAGGCCGGCGGCCGCAACCAGTCGGTGGTGGCGAGCCTGCCTCAGCTGTCGCTGGTGGCGTGATCTACACTGTCGTTCCGGGGCGATGCGAAGCATCGAACTATGGTGCGCAATTGCGCACCTGAGAACCTCGAGATCCCCCGATGCGCAATTGCGCATCTGAGGTCTGGTCCTTCGGACCATCCCGGGATGACATCGAAGGCCTTCGCCTTCGATGTCACTGCCCCAGATATTTCTTCATCTCCGCGATCAGCCCGTCACGCAGCTCCGGGCGCTTCAGGCCGTAGGCGATGTTGGCGCGCAGGAAGCCAGGCTTGGAGCCGCAGTCGTGGCGCTCGCCCTCGAACTCGACGCCGTAGAACTTCTGCGACTTGGCAAGGCCGATCATGGCGTCCGTGAGCTGGATCTCGCCGCCGGCGCCGCGCTCCTGGGTCTCCAGGATCTTGAAGATCTCCGGCTGCAGGATGTAGCGGCCGGTGATCGAGAGGTTGGAGGGCGCAGTGCCCTTGGCCGGCTTCTCGACCATGCCGTCGACCTCGAACATCTTGCCGTTGCGCTTGCCGACGCCGCAGATGCCGTATTGATGGGTGAGATGGTCGGGCACCGCCTCGACCGCGATCAGATTGGACTTCTCGCCCAGCGAGGAGGCCATCTCGATCATCTGCTTGAGGCAGCCGGGCGTGTTGAGCACGAGCTCGTCGGGCAGCACGACGGCGAACGGCTCGTTGCCGACGATGTCGCGCGCGCACCAGACGGCGTGACCAAGGCCGAGCGGCGCCTGCTGGCGCGTGAAGCTGACGGCACCGGCGTCGGGCTGGTTCTGCGCCAGGATGTCCTGCTCGGTCTTCTTGCCGCGCGCGGCGAGCGTCGCGTCGAGCTCGTACATCCGGTCGAAATGATCCTCGATGACGTTCTTGTTGCGGCCGGTGACGAAGATGAAGTGCTCGATGCCGGCCTCCTTCGCCTCGTCATAGACGTACTGGATCAGCGGCTTGTCGACGATGGTCAGCATTTCCTTCGGCATCGCCTTGGTGGCGGGCAGGACGCGAGTGCCGAGGCCGGCGACGGGGAATACGGCTTTGCGAATTTTCATGTGATTGTTCGAATACCTGGGGGCAGATGTGAACGGGGCCGGGAACGGAGCAATGGCATCTTGCTAGCCTGTTTGCAGCCGCCAACAAAGGCGGATGTGGGGCCTCATCCGCGCAGAGTTAAGAAAAAGGCCGCCGCCAAAATTTCACTTTTGTTAAGCTATTGGCAACCGTAACCAGGCCTCCTGATGGCGAATTGTTAAGGCCGGCGGGTGGGACATGATGCGATCGGTGGCAGCACAGGCAAGACGGGCGGTATCCCTGACCGGCGCAATGACGATTGCGGCCGCCTTGCTGCTGCCTGCCGGCGCGCACGCCCAGACGCAGAACGGCCTGTCCAACCTGTTCGGCGGCATCTTCTCGGGTGCAAACCCGGCGCCTTCGCAGGCAGCGGCCGGCCCGGGTGGCGCGCCAACCGGAGCGCTGCCTTGGAGCGGCGAGGACGGTGCTTCCGGCCATCCGCTGATGACGGCCGCGGCGATCCGCGAGGCCGCCGGCAATTTCAGCAATTGTGTCGCCGGGATGTGGCCCGATGCCGCGCGGCGCGGCGTCACGCAGGAGAATTTTCAGCACTTCACCGCAGGCCTCAGCCCCGATCTGCGCATCATGGACCTGATGGACTCGCAGCCGGAGTTCACAAAATCGATCTGGGACTATCTCGACATCCTCGTGAACGACAACCGCCTCGCCAAGGGGCGCGAGATCCTCGCCAAATACAAGGCGCAGTTCGACGCTACAGAGAAGGCCACCGGCGTCGACCGCTTCATCATCGCCTCGATCTGGGGCATCGAATCCAACTACTCGACACAGATGGGCGATCGCAGCGTGCTGCAATCGACCGCGACGCTCGCCTGCATCGGTCGCCGTCAGGCCTATTTCAAGGATGAATTCCTCTCCGCGCTGGAGATCCTCAACCGCGGCGACCTCAAGCCGGAGCAGATGCGCGGTTCCTGGGCCGGCGCCTTCGGCCCGACCCAGTTCATGCCGACTGCGTTCAAGCGCTTTGCCGTCGACGGCGATGGTGACGGCCGGCGCGACGTCGTCGACAATCCCACCGATTTGATCGCCTCGACCGCCAACAATCTGAAGAAGGACGGTTGGCAGGCCGGCCAGACCTGGGGCTTTGAGGTCGTGGTGCCCCAAGGCTTCAACTACATGCTGGCCGATCGCGCCAAGGCGATGCCGATCGCGCAATGGGAGAAGCTCGGGCTGAAGCGTCCGAACAATCAGCCCTTCCCGCATCCGTCCGAGAAAGCCTATCTGCTGGCCCCGGCGGGGGCGCAAGGACCCGGCTTCCTGATGCTGCAGAACTACCGCGTCATCATGAAGTACAACCCGGCAGAGGCTTATGCGCTGGCGATCGGCCATTTCGCCGACCGCCTGCGTGGCGGCCAGCCCTTCGTGCAGCCCTGGCCGCGGCAGGAGCGGGAACTGTCGCGCACTGAGCGGCTGGAGTTGCAGCAATTGCTGGCCCAGCGCGGCTTCTACAAGGGCACCCCGGACGGCCAATTCGGCGGCCAGACCCGGGAAGCCCTGCGCAATTTCCAGGCCTCGATCGGGGTGCCCGCCGACGGCTTTGCCTCGTCCGACGTGCTGGATCGGCTGCGCGGGCGGTAAAATCGGCCCGAAAGTAACCCTGAACAGGGATTTCGGCAGCCAGCCTTGACGGAGGCCGCTGTTCCCCGGTGTATGGGGCAAGAATCTGCAACGGAATTTGCCCGTTTGGCGCCCGATTCCGTTACTATATTGAGCCACTCTCAGTCCCGTTGCGCGTGCCCGAGATCGCATGTCGAAGAAGTCCCTGTTCAAGGCGCTGACCGAGACCGGCCCGTTGATCGCGCTGGGGACGGCGCTTGCGATCCTGGTCGCGGTAGCGGGCCCTGCCTCGGCGCAGTTCTTCAACTTCCCCGGCTTCGGCGGCCCGCCGCAGCGCTCGGCTCCGCCACCACAACGGGGCGGCGGTGGAGGCGGATGGTTCGGCGGCGACTTCTTCGCGCCGTTCCAGCAGCAACAACCGCAAGCGCCGCGTCAGGATTTTTCGCGCGCCCCGGCGCCGGCCAAGCGCGACACCATCCCCGACAAGAACGTGCTGGTGATCGGCGACGCCATGGCCGACTGGCTCGCTTATGGCCTGGAAGACGCCTATGCCGAGCAGCCCGACATGGGCGTGATCCGCAAGCACAAGACCGTTTCAGGCCTGATCAAATACCAGCCGCGCGGCGAGCCTTCGGACTGGGCGGCGGCGGCAAGAGGGATTCTCGAGGCCGAAAAGCCCGACGTCATCGTCGTCATGCTGGGCCTCAACGACCGCGCCGCGATCCGCGAGCCTGCGCCGGAGAAGACTACGGACAAGGACAAGAAGAACGACAAGGGCGCGCGAGGCAAGCCACCGGCAAAGCCCGGTGAGACGAAGCCCGGCACCGACAGCGCTGCAAAGCCGGACGACAAGCCTGCCGATGCCGACCTGCCGCAGGACGACGCCGACAACGCCGACACGCCCGCGGCGGCGCCCGAGAAGGCCGCCCGCAATCCGAACGGCCTCTACGAATTCCGCGACGAACGCTGGGTCGAGCTCTACGGCAAGAAGATCGAGGAGCTCGCCAACATCCTCAAATCCAAGGGCGTGCCGGTGCTCTGGGTCGGCCTGCCCGCGGTTCGTGGGCCCAAGGGCACCGCGGACACGCTGTTCCTGGATTCGCTCTACCGCGAGGGCGCGGCCAAGGCCGGCATCACCTATGTCGATGTCTGGGACGGTTTCGTCGACGAAGCCGGCCGCTTCCTCCAGAAGGGCCCGGACTTCGAAGGCCAGATCCGCCAGCTCCGCAGCTCTGACGGCGTCTATTTTACCAAGGCCGGCGCGCGCAAGCTCGCGCATTATGTCGAGCGCGAGATCACGCGCCTGTTGGCGGGACGCTCCGGTCCGATCGCGTTACCGAGCGAGCCGGCGACCCCCGACACCAGCGCCGAACCCGGCAAGCCCGCGCCGCGGCCGCTGGCGGGGCCGATCGTGCCGCTGGTTGCGGCGTCGATCTCGACCGATCAATTGCTGGGCGGGCCGGGCTCGCGTCCCGCCGCCGTCGATGCGCTCGCTGCGAGGACGATGGTGAAAGGCGAGCCGCTGACGGCGCCGGCCGGTCGCGCCGACGATTATGCCTGGCCGCGCCGCGAAGTCGGCCGCGAGCAGGCCAAGGGCGATACGCCGATGGCGGCGACGACGCCGGAGGGCAACGCCGCCAATCCCGCGGCGCCGGGCGCTGCCGCCGCGATCGCGCCGCCGAAACTCGCGCCGAAGAAGCCACCGGCCCCGCCGCAACAGCCGGCACAGGCGACGCCCACATTCCGCGATTTCTTCGGCTTCGGCTCTCCCCAGCCGCCGCCGCGTCAAATGACGCCGGCGCCCGGACCGCGCAATCCGAACCCCAATCCGGGGATTCCGCGCCCGCCGGGCAACGTTGGCCGCTCGGCTGAGATGTTCCGGTAATTCGTCTCTGACGATGTCAGGTGTCTTTCCGGGCTCGCGCCAAGAGGCGCGCCCCGGAATGACGCACTAGCCGTAATAGCGCCAGCGCGACGGCGGCGGACGGCGTGCGGGGCGCGACATCAGGAGCGCGAGCGCGAAGCCGATGCCACCGGCCACCAGCAGCGCGCCGAGCGGGTTGTCCTGCACCTTCTTCGACAGAGCCTGCGTGCCGTCGCGGAAGGTCTCGCCGCTGTTGTCATAGGCGTCCTTGGCGTAGCTGGTCGCGGTGTCCGCGGCGTCACGCACGGCATCCTTGGCCTGGCCGTAGAGATTCTGCACCGTGCCTGCGGCCTCTCGCGCCTTGCCCGACGCCTGCGTCTTGGCATCGCCTGCCATGTCTCCGATCGCGCCTTCCGCGCGTCCGGCATATTCCTTGGCCGATCCAACAATCCGATCCGTGTCCATGATGCTCCTCCTCGGGGGTCAGCCCAAGTAACCGATCAGGCGCGGCGCAGTTCCAAGTGTCGGCGAAAGTGTAGGCTTACAAAATGAGCCCGCCATCGACGACCAGCGTCTGACCGATGATGTAGGACGACAGCGGCGAGGCCAGGAACAGCGCCGCGCCCGCCATGTCCGCCGGCGTGCCCAGCCGCCGCAGCGGGATGCGCGCGAGCGCGCCTTCGAGCCGCTTCGGATTGTCGGTCGTCACCTTCGTCATCTTGGTGTCGACGAGTCCGGGTGCGATGCCGTTGACGCGGATGCCGTCCTCGGCCCAGGCTTCGCCGAGCGTCCGCGTCAATCCGACCGCGCCGGTCTTCGAGGCGTTATAGGCGGGATTGCCCATGGTGGAATGATAGGCCGCGGTCGAGGACACCATAATCAGCGCGCCCTTGGAATCCCGCAACATGGAATGAAACCGCGTGGCGCAGGCCATCAGGCTCATCAGATTGACCTCGACCACCTTGCGGAAACCAGCCATCTCGAACTCACCGCGGCGATAGAGCACCGCGCCTTGCGCGAGCACGAGCACGTCGAGCCTGTCGAAGGACGGCTTGAACGCCTCGATCGCACCGGGATCGCTGACGTCGAGCTGCGCATAGGAGAGGCCGGTGAGATCGGAGCCCTCCTCGACCAAGTAATCCTTCGGCTGGGCCCGCGTGCCGCACACTGCGACATGCGCGCCCCGCGTGCGAAAAGCCTGCGCGATGCCGTTGCCGATCCCGCTGGAGCCGCCGACGACCAGTACCTGCTTGCCTGAGAAATCGAGCTCGTTCGCCATGGCGGCCTCCCCTTTTATCTTGCTTGTTTGACCTCTCTGCGGATCGATGCCAGCCTTGTCAATCATAACAAGAACAAGCAGGCTTCCTGAGGAAACAACATGTCCGGGTTCAAAGAGCTCAGCCGGTCCGTCAATGGCCTGACCGTTCTCGTCACCGGCGCAGCGAGCGGCATGGGGCGCGCGACCGCGCTTCTGTTCGCCGCTGAAGGTGCCAATGTTGCCGTCACCGACTACGACGAGCAGGGTGCGCGCACCGTGGCCGAGGACATTGCCGCGCGCGGCGGCTCCGCGAAGGCGTGGAAGCTCGACGTTGCCGATGGCGGCGAGATCAAGCGCGTTGTCGGCGAGATTGCCGCACATTTTGGCGGGCTCGACATCGTCGTCAACAATGCCGGCATCTCCGTGCGGGTCGCGCTCGACGACGAAGCCTACGAAGACGCCTGGGCCAGGGGCATCGCGGTGATGCTGACGGCGCATCCGCGCATCATCCGCGCCGCGCTGCCGCATTTGCGCCAGTCGAAATGTCCGCGCATCGTCAACATCGCCTCGACCGAGGCGCTTTGCGCCACCGCATTGCACAGCCCCTATTCGGCGGCGAAGGGCGGTGTCGCCAGCCTCACCCGCTCGCTCGCCGTCGAGCTCGGCCGCGAGGGCATCACCGTCAACTGCATCTGCCCGGGCCCGATCCGCACCGCGATCACCGACCGCATCTCGGAAGAGCACAAGACGATCTACGCCAAGCGCCGCACCGCACTCGGCCGTTACGGCGACCCCGAGGAGGTCGCGCATATGACGCTGAGCCTGTGCCTGCCGGCGGCGTCGTTCCTGACGGGTGCGGTCATCCCGGTGGATGGCGGCTTAATGGCGAGGAATGCGTGAGAGCCATGCGCCCGAAGCGTTGACAACGACGAGACCGGGAGTAGCTTTTTCACCGACAGAGCGGGACCAACCGTTCGCGACCTGTGGGAGAAACGCCATGACGATCGCCATCCGGCAGCTTCAGAAACATTTTGTCGGCGAGGTTTCCGGCCTCGATCTGCGAAAGCCTCTCACCGAGGCCGAAGCGCGCGAGATCGAGGCCGCCATGGACAAATATGCGGTGCTGGTCTTCCACGACCAGGATATCACCGACGAGCAGCAGATGGCCTTCGCACTGAACTTTGGTCAGCGCGAGGACGCGCGTGGCGGCACCGTGACCAAGGAAAAGGACTACCGGCTGCAGTCGGGCCTGAACGACGTCTCCAATCTCGGCAAGGACGGAAAGCCGCTGGCGAAGGACAGCCGCGCGCATCTGTTCAACCTCGGCAATTGCCTGTGGCACTCCGACAGCTCGTTCCGTCCGATCCCTGCAAAATTCTCGCTGCTGTCGGCGCGCGTGGTGAACCCGAAGGGCGGCAACACCGAATTCGCCGACATGCGCGCGGCCTATGACGCGCTCGACGACGAG encodes the following:
- a CDS encoding lytic murein transglycosylase, encoding MMRSVAAQARRAVSLTGAMTIAAALLLPAGAHAQTQNGLSNLFGGIFSGANPAPSQAAAGPGGAPTGALPWSGEDGASGHPLMTAAAIREAAGNFSNCVAGMWPDAARRGVTQENFQHFTAGLSPDLRIMDLMDSQPEFTKSIWDYLDILVNDNRLAKGREILAKYKAQFDATEKATGVDRFIIASIWGIESNYSTQMGDRSVLQSTATLACIGRRQAYFKDEFLSALEILNRGDLKPEQMRGSWAGAFGPTQFMPTAFKRFAVDGDGDGRRDVVDNPTDLIASTANNLKKDGWQAGQTWGFEVVVPQGFNYMLADRAKAMPIAQWEKLGLKRPNNQPFPHPSEKAYLLAPAGAQGPGFLMLQNYRVIMKYNPAEAYALAIGHFADRLRGGQPFVQPWPRQERELSRTERLELQQLLAQRGFYKGTPDGQFGGQTREALRNFQASIGVPADGFASSDVLDRLRGR
- a CDS encoding SGNH/GDSL hydrolase family protein; translation: MSKKSLFKALTETGPLIALGTALAILVAVAGPASAQFFNFPGFGGPPQRSAPPPQRGGGGGGWFGGDFFAPFQQQQPQAPRQDFSRAPAPAKRDTIPDKNVLVIGDAMADWLAYGLEDAYAEQPDMGVIRKHKTVSGLIKYQPRGEPSDWAAAARGILEAEKPDVIVVMLGLNDRAAIREPAPEKTTDKDKKNDKGARGKPPAKPGETKPGTDSAAKPDDKPADADLPQDDADNADTPAAAPEKAARNPNGLYEFRDERWVELYGKKIEELANILKSKGVPVLWVGLPAVRGPKGTADTLFLDSLYREGAAKAGITYVDVWDGFVDEAGRFLQKGPDFEGQIRQLRSSDGVYFTKAGARKLAHYVEREITRLLAGRSGPIALPSEPATPDTSAEPGKPAPRPLAGPIVPLVAASISTDQLLGGPGSRPAAVDALAARTMVKGEPLTAPAGRADDYAWPRREVGREQAKGDTPMAATTPEGNAANPAAPGAAAAIAPPKLAPKKPPAPPQQPAQATPTFRDFFGFGSPQPPPRQMTPAPGPRNPNPNPGIPRPPGNVGRSAEMFR
- a CDS encoding CsbD family protein, whose amino-acid sequence is MDTDRIVGSAKEYAGRAEGAIGDMAGDAKTQASGKAREAAGTVQNLYGQAKDAVRDAADTATSYAKDAYDNSGETFRDGTQALSKKVQDNPLGALLVAGGIGFALALLMSRPARRPPPSRWRYYG
- a CDS encoding SDR family NAD(P)-dependent oxidoreductase, which produces MANELDFSGKQVLVVGGSSGIGNGIAQAFRTRGAHVAVCGTRAQPKDYLVEEGSDLTGLSYAQLDVSDPGAIEAFKPSFDRLDVLVLAQGAVLYRRGEFEMAGFRKVVEVNLMSLMACATRFHSMLRDSKGALIMVSSTAAYHSTMGNPAYNASKTGAVGLTRTLGEAWAEDGIRVNGIAPGLVDTKMTKVTTDNPKRLEGALARIPLRRLGTPADMAGAALFLASPLSSYIIGQTLVVDGGLIL
- a CDS encoding SDR family NAD(P)-dependent oxidoreductase encodes the protein MSGFKELSRSVNGLTVLVTGAASGMGRATALLFAAEGANVAVTDYDEQGARTVAEDIAARGGSAKAWKLDVADGGEIKRVVGEIAAHFGGLDIVVNNAGISVRVALDDEAYEDAWARGIAVMLTAHPRIIRAALPHLRQSKCPRIVNIASTEALCATALHSPYSAAKGGVASLTRSLAVELGREGITVNCICPGPIRTAITDRISEEHKTIYAKRRTALGRYGDPEEVAHMTLSLCLPAASFLTGAVIPVDGGLMARNA
- a CDS encoding TauD/TfdA dioxygenase family protein; translation: MTIAIRQLQKHFVGEVSGLDLRKPLTEAEAREIEAAMDKYAVLVFHDQDITDEQQMAFALNFGQREDARGGTVTKEKDYRLQSGLNDVSNLGKDGKPLAKDSRAHLFNLGNCLWHSDSSFRPIPAKFSLLSARVVNPKGGNTEFADMRAAYDALDDETKAEIEDLVCEHSLMYSRGSLGFTEYTDEEKEMFKPVLQRLGRTHPVHRRKSLYLSSHAGKIVGMSVPEGRLLLRDLNEHATQAEFVYVHKWKLHDLVMWDNRQTMPRVRRYDQSQPRDMRRATVAGTEPTVQQQAAE